From a single Planococcus shenhongbingii genomic region:
- a CDS encoding class I SAM-dependent methyltransferase produces the protein MTLQRVLPFTKSLLEQTVRRGDIVIDATAGNGHDTYFLAGLTGESGKVFAFDIQQEAIDATRKRTEEFTHVELIHDSHAKISEYVAEPIAAAVFNLGYLPKGDHRIITKAQSTLGAMEQCLSLLKEQGLLLVVIYSGHDGGSEERDAVMEFVQDLPQVSYDVLKYEFINQRHSPPFLVAIEKKKKKK, from the coding sequence ATGACGCTGCAGCGAGTCCTGCCTTTTACAAAAAGCTTATTGGAACAAACGGTCCGCCGGGGAGATATCGTCATTGACGCAACTGCCGGGAATGGACACGACACATATTTTCTTGCCGGGTTGACCGGTGAAAGCGGCAAGGTTTTCGCTTTTGATATCCAGCAAGAGGCAATCGATGCTACACGAAAGCGCACGGAAGAATTTACGCATGTCGAACTGATCCATGACAGCCATGCAAAAATCAGCGAGTATGTAGCGGAACCGATTGCAGCAGCTGTCTTTAATCTGGGTTACTTGCCAAAAGGCGACCATAGAATCATCACAAAAGCCCAAAGCACCTTGGGGGCAATGGAGCAATGTTTAAGCCTTCTGAAAGAACAGGGGCTGCTGCTTGTCGTCATTTACAGCGGCCACGACGGCGGCAGCGAAGAACGGGATGCCGTCATGGAATTTGTCCAGGACTTGCCACAGGTTTCTTATGACGTATTAAAATACGAGTTTATCAACCAGCGCCATTCGCCGCCATTTTTGGTGGCGATCGAGAAAAAGAAAAAGAAGAAATAA
- a CDS encoding CoA transferase subunit A yields the protein MKPIYGSAQEAVEQIQDGATIMVGGFGLVGIPEQLILALVDKGVTDLTVISNNCGVDEWGLGLLLKNKQIKKMIGSYVGENKEFERQVLSGEIEVELTPQGTLAEKMRAGGAGIPAFFTPAGVGTTVAEGKEIREFEGKEYVLEHALKADFALVRAAKADKMGNLMYNKTAQNFNPLAAAAGKITIAEVEEIVEIGEIDPNHVQTPSIYVQGLLQAKQEKRIERLTTRSV from the coding sequence ATGAAACCGATTTATGGTTCTGCTCAAGAAGCAGTTGAACAAATACAGGACGGCGCCACGATTATGGTGGGCGGATTCGGTTTGGTTGGAATTCCGGAACAATTGATCTTGGCGCTCGTGGACAAAGGAGTAACAGACCTTACCGTTATTTCGAATAACTGCGGCGTAGATGAATGGGGACTGGGATTATTGCTTAAAAATAAACAGATCAAAAAGATGATCGGCTCTTATGTGGGTGAAAACAAAGAGTTTGAACGTCAGGTGCTGTCCGGTGAAATTGAAGTGGAACTGACGCCTCAAGGGACGCTAGCAGAAAAAATGCGCGCAGGCGGAGCTGGCATTCCAGCATTCTTTACTCCGGCAGGGGTCGGCACGACCGTTGCAGAAGGAAAAGAAATACGTGAATTCGAAGGCAAGGAATATGTGCTTGAACATGCGTTAAAAGCTGATTTTGCATTGGTGCGTGCAGCTAAAGCCGACAAGATGGGCAATCTGATGTATAACAAAACGGCTCAGAACTTTAATCCGCTGGCTGCAGCAGCAGGGAAAATCACTATTGCAGAAGTAGAGGAAATCGTGGAAATCGGTGAAATAGATCCAAATCACGTTCAAACACCAAGCATTTATGTACAAGGCTTGCTGCAGGCAAAACAGGAAAAACGAATTGAACGGTTAACGACTCGATCTGTTTAA
- a CDS encoding DUF4386 domain-containing protein — protein sequence MTSIIAEKSHLFYARVAGLGLLIVILTTLILNMFVFGSLFIPGDAAATVTSITANDLLFRLGIAVFTLVIVLEVVVAWALYTLLRQVDKSLALLAVLFRLIYTATLAASIFNYLSLLQLIQQEIYLEVLETNQFHAQVIFLMDAIYHGGFIGLVFLGFHLLLLGYLVFKSAFMSKIIGILVMLAGLGYLFDNFAFLLVANYIEYETIFVLVPFFLGIIGELALAIWLLAKGKKISKMEPTKASYEEGVNP from the coding sequence ATGACAAGCATTATTGCCGAAAAATCACATCTTTTTTATGCAAGAGTCGCTGGACTTGGATTGCTGATAGTAATTCTAACCACCTTAATTCTCAATATGTTCGTGTTCGGAAGCTTATTTATACCAGGAGATGCAGCAGCAACTGTAACTAGCATTACTGCGAATGACTTGTTATTCCGTTTAGGAATTGCAGTTTTCACCCTCGTGATTGTTTTGGAGGTAGTCGTAGCTTGGGCACTTTATACCTTATTAAGACAGGTAGATAAGAGCCTTGCCTTGCTGGCGGTATTGTTTAGGCTGATCTACACCGCTACTTTAGCAGCATCTATTTTTAATTATTTAAGTTTGTTGCAGTTGATTCAGCAAGAAATCTACTTGGAGGTGCTGGAAACAAACCAGTTCCATGCACAGGTGATATTCTTAATGGATGCTATTTATCATGGTGGATTCATTGGACTCGTTTTTTTGGGCTTTCATTTACTCCTTCTCGGATATTTGGTTTTTAAATCAGCGTTCATGTCCAAAATCATTGGAATATTGGTGATGCTGGCAGGGCTAGGCTATCTGTTCGATAACTTTGCCTTTTTATTGGTTGCCAACTACATCGAATACGAAACTATATTTGTTCTGGTGCCATTCTTTCTTGGAATAATAGGGGAACTAGCATTAGCCATATGGCTATTGGCAAAAGGAAAGAAAATCTCAAAAATGGAGCCGACGAAAGCTAGCTATGAAGAAGGAGTTAATCCATGA
- a CDS encoding MDR family MFS transporter, whose product MPKRVWLLIIGMLVNVTGNSFLWPLTAIYIYDHLGKSLSIAGLVLMANAGAAVIGNLLGGALFDKFGGYKSIISGIVVTVLALSGLTLWHEFLPFVIFYTIIGFSGGIVFPSMYAMVGTVWPEGGRKAFNAIYLAQNVGVAIGPAMAGFLAAYRFDYIFAANLGMYILFFFIALFGFKSMSISPSSHTSVFNEGKKIRNRAPFNALLIVSIGYFLCWIGYVQWQSTISAYTQEIGITLTQYSFLWSLNGFLIVAGQPFIRPIMKKIEDNIKSQLVIGILIMMVSYIVVAFAQDFSMFIAAMVILTIGEMFVWPAVPALANQLAPKGREGFYQGVVNSVATGGRMVGPLLGGVMVDLYGIPALFILVTLLVAVAIVTTLFYDRPLKQAQAQRLQENLN is encoded by the coding sequence ATGCCAAAACGTGTCTGGCTTTTAATCATCGGAATGCTCGTTAACGTAACAGGAAATTCGTTTTTATGGCCTTTGACTGCAATATATATATATGATCATTTAGGGAAATCTTTGTCGATCGCCGGACTCGTTTTAATGGCAAACGCAGGAGCTGCCGTAATCGGAAATTTGCTTGGTGGAGCACTTTTTGATAAATTTGGCGGCTATAAATCCATCATCAGCGGAATTGTCGTTACCGTCCTGGCTTTGTCAGGGCTTACTCTATGGCATGAGTTTTTGCCGTTTGTCATCTTTTATACAATTATTGGCTTTAGTGGAGGAATTGTCTTTCCAAGCATGTACGCCATGGTCGGAACAGTGTGGCCAGAGGGCGGGAGAAAAGCTTTTAATGCCATTTACTTGGCCCAGAATGTGGGCGTGGCAATAGGACCGGCGATGGCCGGTTTTTTAGCGGCTTACCGCTTTGACTACATATTCGCAGCAAATTTAGGGATGTATATCTTGTTTTTCTTTATCGCGCTGTTTGGCTTTAAATCTATGTCGATTTCTCCTTCATCGCATACTTCTGTATTTAATGAAGGGAAGAAAATACGCAATCGTGCACCCTTTAATGCATTATTAATCGTCTCAATCGGGTATTTCCTCTGTTGGATTGGCTATGTGCAATGGCAGTCGACCATTTCCGCTTATACACAGGAAATTGGCATTACGCTAACGCAGTACAGCTTCTTATGGTCATTGAACGGCTTCTTGATCGTGGCTGGCCAGCCGTTTATTCGGCCAATCATGAAAAAAATTGAAGATAATATCAAAAGCCAATTGGTTATCGGTATTCTGATTATGATGGTTTCGTATATCGTCGTGGCGTTCGCACAAGATTTTTCGATGTTTATTGCCGCGATGGTGATATTAACAATTGGAGAAATGTTCGTTTGGCCCGCAGTTCCGGCGCTCGCTAATCAGTTGGCTCCAAAAGGACGTGAAGGGTTTTACCAGGGAGTCGTCAACAGCGTCGCAACAGGAGGGCGCATGGTCGGGCCGCTGCTTGGCGGCGTAATGGTCGATTTATATGGCATACCGGCATTATTTATACTGGTGACTTTATTGGTGGCAGTGGCAATCGTGACAACTTTGTTTTACGACCGCCCCTTAAAGCAAGCACAGGCACAGCGTCTGCAGGAAAACTTGAATTAA
- a CDS encoding TIGR01212 family radical SAM protein (This family includes YhcC from E. coli K-12, an uncharacterized radical SAM protein.), whose amino-acid sequence METTLPFASDGKRYYTWNRHLRDHFGSKVMKIALDAGFDCPNRDGTVAHGGCTFCSVAGSGDFAGDRIDSIAVQFEKIKTKMHRKWKDGKYMAYFQAYTNTHAPLPVIKEKFEAALEQENVVGLSIATRPDCLPDDVVDYLAELNERTYLWVELGLQTVHERTALLVNRAHDFEAYVEGVAKLRKRGIRVCTHIINGLPLEDRSMMLETAREVAKLDVQGIKIHLLHLLKGTPMVKQYEKGMVEFLGKEEYIQLVADQLEVLPPEMVVQRITGDGPIDLMIGPMWSANKWDVLNGIDAELEARNSWQGKLFTERGEI is encoded by the coding sequence ATGGAAACCACCTTGCCTTTTGCATCTGATGGAAAACGCTACTATACGTGGAACCGCCATTTGCGGGACCACTTCGGTTCGAAAGTGATGAAGATTGCACTCGATGCCGGCTTTGACTGCCCAAACCGTGACGGCACCGTTGCCCACGGCGGCTGCACGTTTTGCAGCGTAGCGGGATCCGGTGATTTTGCCGGCGACCGGATCGATTCGATTGCCGTCCAGTTTGAAAAAATCAAAACAAAAATGCACCGCAAATGGAAAGACGGCAAATACATGGCCTACTTCCAAGCTTATACCAATACCCATGCCCCGCTTCCCGTCATCAAAGAAAAATTTGAAGCGGCGCTCGAACAGGAAAACGTTGTCGGGCTCAGTATTGCAACTCGTCCCGACTGCCTGCCGGATGATGTCGTCGATTATTTGGCAGAGCTGAACGAGCGCACTTACCTTTGGGTGGAACTCGGTCTGCAAACTGTCCATGAAAGGACAGCATTGCTTGTCAACAGAGCACATGATTTCGAAGCGTATGTGGAAGGAGTGGCCAAACTTCGTAAGCGCGGCATCCGTGTCTGCACGCATATCATAAACGGTCTGCCGCTTGAAGATCGCAGCATGATGCTCGAAACTGCACGGGAAGTGGCTAAACTGGATGTCCAGGGAATTAAAATCCACTTGCTTCACCTGCTGAAAGGAACGCCGATGGTGAAGCAATATGAAAAAGGGATGGTTGAATTTCTGGGCAAGGAAGAGTACATCCAGCTAGTCGCTGACCAACTCGAAGTACTGCCGCCGGAAATGGTCGTCCAGCGCATTACAGGAGACGGCCCGATTGATTTGATGATTGGCCCAATGTGGAGCGCCAATAAATGGGACGTGCTGAATGGCATCGACGCAGAATTGGAAGCACGCAATAGCTGGCAAGGAAAATTATTTACGGAGCGTGGTGAAATATGA